Proteins encoded within one genomic window of Streptomyces sp. NBC_01314:
- a CDS encoding PIN domain nuclease translates to MITYLLDTSALWHLFRTPGALPPWEGHIAAGVFHLCEPTRAEFLYSATSSSHRDELAEELDALCHLSPVPKSAWRWVDTAQYKLTQRGQHRVAGAIDLLVCATAVHHGYTVLHVDNDFATVAEVLKEVQQRDVRA, encoded by the coding sequence GTGATCACATACCTGCTCGACACCTCCGCCCTGTGGCATCTGTTCCGCACCCCCGGAGCATTGCCGCCCTGGGAGGGACACATCGCCGCCGGGGTGTTCCATCTCTGCGAGCCGACACGCGCCGAGTTTCTCTACTCGGCAACCAGTTCCTCCCACCGGGACGAGCTCGCGGAGGAGTTGGACGCACTCTGTCACCTCTCTCCCGTTCCGAAGAGTGCCTGGCGTTGGGTCGACACCGCCCAGTACAAGCTGACCCAGCGGGGCCAGCATCGCGTGGCAGGAGCGATCGACCTGTTGGTGTGCGCGACCGCGGTTCACCACGGGTACACCGTCCTCCACGTGGACAACGACTTCGCGACGGTGGCCGAAGTGCTCAAGGAGGTTCAGCAGCGGGACGTACGAGCCTGA
- a CDS encoding APC family permease, with translation MPNPGAGPLSPPGPVGGAPQRLRGGVLGMADIAAATMANVGPAMSFFFGFAFLATTAGVASPLTILAAGIAVALLGNTLAEFSRAHPSAGSFITFVGKTFGPVSAVTTALLAALGYIIAMAGVISISGGFVQITLRHYTGVDLPWIIWTLLLTGLAVTLMLRGVVVSTKWAGYFFGAEMLVLVVVSVAALVEHRGELSFDPFLPSHISDGFTGLAAGFPLAVYLFIGWENSAALAEETENPRHNVGRAVFSSVAIMTVSYILFAYSTVTGFGYDVTRLGASRIPFIEVAHHTLGALAFLAYLGGLTSTLGVLIAGINSQARLVFNAGREGLLPSFFGYVHPIRRTPNKAIITFTATALLIIGGWALGHLLGSSGDSMNPVVFFTESSTLGAILILLVYLASNIALPLYYRRYRPQEFRVVRHLVLPALGTVAILIPLYYLAKPGQPAPYNWFPYVAVAALLAAVGYAALLVRRDPTLAERVGSIVADAD, from the coding sequence ATGCCCAACCCCGGAGCCGGCCCGTTGTCCCCGCCGGGTCCCGTCGGCGGCGCGCCGCAGCGGCTGCGCGGCGGCGTCCTCGGCATGGCGGACATCGCCGCCGCCACGATGGCCAACGTCGGCCCGGCCATGAGCTTCTTCTTCGGTTTCGCCTTCCTGGCCACCACCGCGGGAGTGGCGTCACCGCTGACCATCCTGGCCGCGGGCATCGCGGTGGCGCTCCTCGGCAACACGCTGGCGGAGTTCTCCCGGGCGCACCCCTCGGCGGGCAGCTTCATCACCTTCGTCGGCAAGACCTTCGGGCCGGTCAGCGCGGTGACCACGGCGCTGCTGGCGGCGCTGGGCTACATCATCGCGATGGCCGGCGTCATCTCGATCTCCGGCGGGTTCGTGCAGATCACCCTGCGCCACTACACCGGCGTAGACCTGCCGTGGATCATCTGGACGCTGCTGCTCACCGGGCTGGCCGTGACGCTGATGCTGCGCGGGGTGGTGGTCTCCACCAAGTGGGCCGGCTACTTCTTCGGCGCGGAGATGCTGGTGCTGGTCGTGGTCTCGGTCGCCGCGCTGGTGGAACACCGCGGCGAGCTGTCCTTCGACCCGTTCCTGCCCAGCCACATCAGCGACGGCTTCACGGGGCTGGCGGCCGGCTTCCCGCTGGCGGTGTACCTGTTCATCGGCTGGGAGAACTCGGCGGCACTCGCCGAGGAGACGGAGAATCCGCGTCACAACGTCGGCCGCGCGGTGTTCTCCTCCGTCGCAATCATGACGGTGAGTTACATCCTCTTCGCCTACTCCACGGTGACGGGCTTCGGCTACGACGTGACCCGACTCGGCGCCTCCCGGATCCCCTTCATCGAGGTGGCCCACCACACCCTCGGCGCGCTGGCGTTCCTCGCCTACCTCGGCGGACTGACCTCCACCCTCGGCGTGCTGATCGCCGGCATCAACTCCCAGGCCCGCCTGGTGTTCAACGCCGGACGCGAGGGGCTGCTCCCCTCTTTCTTCGGTTACGTGCACCCCATCCGCCGCACACCGAACAAGGCGATCATCACCTTCACCGCCACCGCTCTGCTGATCATCGGCGGCTGGGCCCTGGGCCACCTGCTGGGGTCCTCCGGCGACTCGATGAACCCGGTGGTCTTCTTCACCGAGTCATCGACTCTCGGCGCCATCCTGATCCTGCTGGTCTACCTCGCGTCCAACATCGCCCTGCCGCTGTACTACCGCAGGTACCGGCCGCAGGAGTTCCGGGTGGTCCGCCACCTGGTACTGCCCGCGCTCGGTACGGTGGCCATCCTGATCCCGCTCTACTACCTCGCCAAGCCGGGCCAGCCCGCGCCTTACAACTGGTTCCCCTACGTGGCGGTCGCCGCCCTGCTCGCCGCCGTCGGCTACGCGGCCCTCCTGGTCCGACGCGACCCGACTCTGGCCGAACGCGTCGGCTCCATCGTGGCCGACGCGGACTGA
- a CDS encoding FadR/GntR family transcriptional regulator: MANAAGKFGPYKPPGPAQTTSVTGVGHARALPGGGQSGSDLVRSRIALRVRLRSVQPGDRLPDAGVLAEELGIGEITVRRALEGMCQEGLLDRRRGRAGGTFVAQDWATVVALTHDLKEAASLDAFHLLLECGLVAHSSGEVPAERLDGLRALVEEMEQTDDPARLAELETRFHLDLAVALGGAGIREFAADLLGRLCLLLPAPEPAVVRAQNRCHAELLTELGRGATDPAVQAVKAHHRFRHR; encoded by the coding sequence GTGGCGAATGCAGCGGGCAAGTTCGGGCCTTACAAACCGCCAGGCCCGGCCCAGACGACATCGGTCACCGGCGTGGGACACGCCCGCGCCCTGCCCGGCGGGGGCCAGAGCGGATCCGATCTCGTCCGGTCACGGATCGCACTGCGGGTACGCCTGCGATCCGTGCAGCCTGGAGACCGGCTGCCGGACGCCGGGGTCCTCGCCGAGGAGCTGGGAATCGGCGAGATCACCGTGCGCCGCGCGCTGGAGGGCATGTGCCAGGAGGGCCTGCTCGACCGCCGGCGCGGACGGGCGGGCGGAACCTTCGTCGCGCAGGACTGGGCCACCGTCGTAGCCCTCACCCACGACCTCAAGGAGGCGGCTTCGCTGGACGCCTTCCACCTCCTGCTCGAATGCGGCCTCGTGGCGCACAGTTCGGGAGAGGTCCCGGCCGAACGGCTGGACGGGCTCCGGGCACTGGTCGAGGAGATGGAACAGACCGACGACCCGGCACGCCTGGCCGAGCTGGAGACCCGATTCCACCTGGACCTCGCGGTGGCGCTCGGCGGCGCCGGAATCCGTGAGTTCGCCGCCGATCTGCTCGGCCGGCTGTGCCTGCTGCTGCCCGCGCCGGAACCCGCGGTCGTACGGGCGCAGAACCGCTGCCACGCCGAACTTCTCACCGAACTCGGGCGGGGTGCGACCGATCCGGCCGTGCAGGCGGTGAAGGCACACCACCGTTTCCGGCACCGCTGA
- a CDS encoding amino acid permease: MTTQAPRPAPDPVTTTESASEGSGLQAGLKNRHLSMIAIGGVIGAGLFVGSGSGIAAAGPGILISYLLVGTLVVLVMRMLGEMAAANPTSGSFSAYADRALGRWAGFTIGWLYWFFWVVVLAVEATAGAKILAGWIPAVPQWGWALLVMVVLTATNLVSVGSYGEFEFWFAGIKVVAIAAFIVIGGLAIFGLLPGSDHPASGFSNLTEHGGFLPNGPGAILTGILMVVFSFMGSEIVTLAAGETEDPQAAVTKATNSVIWRIAVFYLGSILVVVSLLRWDDPAILKDGSYVAALNSVGIPHAGEIMNAIVLTSVLSCLNSGLYTASRMAFSLGRRSDAPAAFARTSGRGVPHAAILASVVFGFVAVAFNYLWPDTVFQFLLNSSGAIALFVWLVICFSQLRMRKIIQRESPDKLVVRMWLYPYLTWVTIAMITFVLVYMLTDTADGGGRDQVVLSTLVAGAVVAFALVRERLARNARQGKVISS, from the coding sequence ATGACTACACAAGCCCCGCGTCCCGCCCCCGATCCGGTGACCACCACCGAGAGCGCCTCAGAAGGATCCGGCCTGCAAGCCGGACTGAAGAACCGTCACCTGTCGATGATCGCGATCGGTGGTGTCATCGGTGCCGGCCTGTTCGTCGGCTCCGGATCGGGCATCGCCGCCGCCGGTCCCGGCATCCTGATCTCCTACCTGCTCGTCGGCACCCTCGTCGTCCTCGTCATGCGGATGCTCGGTGAGATGGCCGCGGCCAACCCCACCTCCGGCTCGTTCTCCGCCTACGCGGACCGTGCGCTGGGTCGCTGGGCCGGCTTCACCATCGGCTGGCTGTACTGGTTCTTCTGGGTCGTGGTGCTCGCCGTCGAGGCGACCGCCGGCGCCAAGATCCTGGCCGGATGGATCCCTGCGGTCCCGCAGTGGGGCTGGGCCCTGCTCGTCATGGTCGTCCTCACCGCCACCAACCTCGTCTCCGTCGGCTCCTACGGCGAGTTCGAGTTCTGGTTCGCCGGTATCAAGGTCGTCGCCATCGCCGCGTTCATCGTGATCGGTGGACTCGCGATCTTCGGCCTGCTGCCCGGCTCGGACCACCCGGCATCCGGCTTCTCCAACCTGACCGAGCACGGCGGGTTCCTGCCCAACGGGCCGGGGGCGATTCTCACCGGCATCCTGATGGTGGTCTTCTCCTTCATGGGCAGCGAGATCGTCACCCTGGCCGCCGGTGAGACCGAGGACCCGCAGGCCGCGGTCACCAAGGCCACCAACAGCGTGATCTGGCGGATCGCGGTGTTCTACCTGGGCTCGATCCTGGTCGTGGTGTCGCTGCTGCGCTGGGACGACCCGGCGATCCTCAAGGACGGCTCGTACGTCGCCGCGCTGAACTCCGTCGGCATCCCGCACGCCGGCGAGATCATGAACGCCATCGTGCTCACCTCCGTGCTGTCCTGTCTCAACTCCGGCCTCTACACCGCGTCCCGGATGGCGTTCTCGCTCGGCCGTCGCAGCGACGCCCCGGCCGCCTTCGCCCGCACCAGCGGGCGCGGAGTCCCGCATGCGGCCATCCTGGCCTCGGTGGTCTTCGGCTTTGTCGCCGTCGCCTTCAACTACCTCTGGCCGGACACGGTTTTCCAGTTCCTACTGAACTCCTCCGGCGCGATAGCCCTCTTCGTCTGGCTGGTGATCTGCTTCTCCCAGCTGCGGATGCGTAAGATCATCCAGCGGGAGTCGCCGGACAAGCTGGTCGTCAGGATGTGGCTCTACCCGTATCTGACCTGGGTCACCATCGCGATGATCACGTTCGTTCTGGTCTACATGCTGACCGACACCGCCGACGGCGGCGGCCGCGACCAGGTCGTCCTGTCCACCTTGGTGGCCGGGGCCGTGGTGGCCTTCGCGCTGGTCCGCGAGCGGCTGGCACGCAACGCCCGGCAGGGCAAGGTCATCTCTTCGTAG
- a CDS encoding M24 family metallopeptidase encodes MADDERTRAARLLDAQAKAEQLFTEIEKRGLVAPGEGERAVSDRVRDLANELFGTTRHWHKRIVRSGPNTLKPYRENPPDRVMGADDIVFADLGPIFAEYEADFGRTFVLGDDPVKHRLRDDLPKVFEAGRRIFEADPDITGARLYAEVERLAKEAGWELGGWHAGHLVGEFPHEWIDGADTESYIAPANDTPLRRTDKAGRSCHWILEIHLIDQEREFGGFYEELLTLG; translated from the coding sequence ATGGCGGACGACGAACGCACGCGCGCGGCCCGACTGCTGGACGCCCAGGCCAAGGCCGAACAACTCTTCACGGAGATCGAGAAGCGCGGGCTCGTCGCGCCGGGTGAGGGGGAGCGGGCGGTCAGCGACCGCGTCCGGGACCTGGCGAACGAGCTGTTCGGCACGACCCGGCACTGGCACAAGCGGATCGTCCGCTCCGGACCCAACACGCTGAAGCCCTACCGGGAGAATCCACCGGACCGGGTCATGGGCGCGGACGACATCGTGTTCGCCGACCTCGGGCCGATCTTCGCGGAGTACGAGGCCGACTTCGGCCGGACGTTCGTGCTGGGCGACGACCCGGTCAAGCACCGGCTGCGCGACGACCTGCCGAAGGTCTTCGAGGCCGGCCGCCGCATCTTCGAAGCCGACCCGGACATCACCGGCGCACGGCTGTACGCCGAGGTCGAGCGGCTCGCGAAGGAAGCCGGGTGGGAGCTGGGCGGCTGGCACGCCGGGCACCTGGTGGGAGAGTTCCCGCACGAGTGGATCGACGGCGCGGACACGGAGTCGTACATCGCCCCCGCCAACGACACCCCACTGCGGCGCACCGACAAGGCAGGGCGCTCCTGCCACTGGATCCTGGAGATCCATCTCATCGACCAGGAACGGGAGTTCGGAGGCTTCTACGAGGAACTGCTCACCCTCGGCTGA
- a CDS encoding DUF5707 domain-containing protein, which yields MSRRIVFSVAAGVIALGGAGAFALAYAGEQPPVLSHSTARYTAPDGDRGGSFTFTTDVTASSGVKSVKVLAWPASSPFAQKGLTAKDMAAVESAVCKPSGEDTVRCTYKVTVTRAEADGSPRGLWHVAVLATAKDGDTTLDPKATDFTVV from the coding sequence ATGTCGCGTCGTATCGTTTTCTCCGTGGCTGCCGGTGTCATCGCCCTCGGAGGTGCCGGTGCCTTCGCTCTCGCCTACGCCGGGGAACAGCCTCCGGTGCTGTCGCACAGCACGGCCCGCTACACGGCCCCCGACGGCGACCGCGGTGGCTCGTTCACCTTCACCACTGACGTCACGGCGTCCTCCGGCGTCAAGAGCGTGAAGGTCCTGGCGTGGCCGGCGAGCTCGCCCTTCGCGCAGAAGGGGCTGACCGCCAAGGACATGGCCGCCGTGGAGTCGGCCGTCTGCAAGCCGTCCGGTGAGGACACCGTGCGCTGCACCTACAAGGTAACCGTCACCCGCGCCGAAGCCGACGGGTCCCCGCGTGGCCTGTGGCACGTCGCCGTCCTGGCCACAGCCAAGGACGGCGACACGACGCTGGACCCCAAGGCGACCGACTTCACCGTGGTGTGA
- a CDS encoding enoyl-CoA hydratase/isomerase family protein — translation MDTSRSSPQPAGHIAVEGHAGVLVARIDGGPHALFDPEITKQLKELVDRADRDPDIRAVVFTGTHPDRFLSHSDVRWLQQGGTGFPPINTRIAKLVARTARLINRVPVVRTLAGMTRLKTLLQLDSFHATFLKMNASGTIFVAALNGSALAVGAELAFACDLRIMADGEYVIGLTEVLLALTPGGGGSQRLPRLIGRQQTLVAVLEGRPFTPAEALSLGAVDEVVPQEKVLARSIERAEYLSLRSKKSLGAIKRSIYFGSSLSLENGLQLEHAEFLVRDQSKEAQRRMLEYIAATDATGELPLLNRETYARALAAGRIGGSPSE, via the coding sequence ATGGACACGTCGCGAAGTAGCCCGCAGCCCGCAGGACACATTGCGGTCGAGGGCCACGCCGGGGTGCTTGTCGCTCGTATCGACGGAGGCCCGCATGCGTTGTTCGATCCCGAGATCACCAAGCAGCTGAAAGAACTCGTCGATCGTGCAGACCGCGATCCGGACATTCGCGCGGTCGTCTTCACCGGTACGCATCCGGACCGCTTCCTGAGCCACTCTGATGTGCGCTGGCTACAACAAGGTGGCACTGGATTCCCGCCGATCAACACGCGCATCGCCAAGCTCGTAGCGCGCACGGCGAGGCTCATCAACAGGGTGCCGGTTGTCAGAACGCTCGCGGGGATGACCCGGCTCAAGACACTTCTGCAGCTCGACAGCTTCCATGCCACCTTCCTGAAGATGAATGCAAGCGGCACCATCTTCGTCGCGGCACTCAACGGTTCGGCACTTGCCGTCGGCGCGGAACTGGCATTTGCCTGCGATCTGCGCATCATGGCAGACGGGGAGTATGTCATCGGCCTGACAGAAGTCCTGCTCGCACTGACACCGGGTGGCGGCGGCTCTCAGCGACTGCCTCGTCTGATCGGTAGGCAGCAGACGTTGGTCGCCGTTCTCGAAGGCAGGCCGTTCACGCCTGCAGAGGCTCTCTCGCTCGGTGCGGTCGACGAAGTGGTGCCACAGGAAAAGGTCCTCGCACGGTCGATCGAGCGCGCAGAGTATCTGAGCCTGCGCTCGAAGAAATCTCTCGGAGCCATCAAGCGATCCATCTACTTCGGCAGCTCCCTGTCGCTCGAGAACGGCTTGCAGCTCGAGCACGCCGAGTTCCTGGTCAGAGATCAATCGAAGGAAGCTCAGAGGCGGATGCTTGAATACATCGCCGCCACGGACGCCACTGGCGAGCTCCCTCTGCTGAATCGTGAGACGTACGCGCGAGCACTCGCCGCCGGGCGAATCGGAGGTAGCCCGAGCGAGTAG
- a CDS encoding LacI family DNA-binding transcriptional regulator → MAAAAGVSVATVSHILNRVEGKRASAETRQRVLRIAEELGYAPNGLARGLRTQRSQTIGFISDEIATTPNAGRIILGAQEAAAAQGMVLLLVNTGGDEELERRSIEMLLQRQVDGVLYAAMYHRVVRLPESLRSTPTVLLDARCDDPAVPFVVPDEVQGGYTAARELIEHGHRRIGMTVGTADIPALHGRIEGYRKALAEAGVVYDPSLVTAEAVATLGSVAVDVAAGYRAARRLLTLDQRPTALFCFNDRMAAGAYRAAAELGLSIPDDLSVVGFDNQELVSEALHPALSTVQLPHYEMGARAVTQLLALTGTPGLPPGPVIQEMLHCPLVARASVTSPPRL, encoded by the coding sequence GTGGCCGCGGCGGCAGGTGTGTCCGTCGCGACGGTGTCGCACATCCTCAACCGGGTGGAGGGCAAGAGGGCCAGTGCGGAGACCCGGCAGCGGGTTCTACGGATCGCCGAGGAGCTCGGGTACGCGCCGAACGGCCTGGCCCGGGGTCTGCGAACGCAGCGTTCGCAGACCATCGGCTTCATCAGCGACGAGATCGCCACCACGCCGAACGCGGGCCGGATCATCCTCGGCGCGCAGGAGGCCGCGGCTGCCCAGGGGATGGTGCTGCTGCTGGTCAACACCGGTGGGGATGAGGAACTGGAGCGCCGGAGCATCGAGATGCTGCTGCAGCGTCAGGTCGACGGCGTGCTGTATGCCGCCATGTACCACCGGGTCGTACGCCTGCCGGAGAGCCTGCGCTCGACGCCGACCGTGCTGCTGGACGCACGCTGCGACGACCCAGCGGTGCCCTTCGTGGTGCCCGACGAGGTTCAGGGCGGGTACACGGCGGCGCGGGAGCTGATCGAGCACGGACACCGCAGGATCGGTATGACCGTGGGAACGGCGGACATTCCCGCTCTGCACGGACGCATCGAGGGCTACCGCAAGGCGCTGGCCGAGGCCGGTGTCGTCTACGATCCCTCCCTGGTCACCGCCGAGGCGGTGGCGACTCTCGGCTCAGTCGCTGTTGATGTGGCCGCGGGGTACCGGGCCGCGCGGCGGCTCCTGACGCTGGATCAGCGTCCGACGGCGTTGTTCTGCTTCAACGACCGTATGGCTGCCGGGGCCTACCGGGCCGCCGCCGAGCTGGGTCTTTCCATCCCCGATGACCTGTCGGTCGTGGGATTCGACAACCAGGAACTGGTCTCCGAGGCGCTCCACCCGGCGCTGAGCACCGTCCAGCTCCCGCACTACGAGATGGGTGCGCGGGCGGTCACCCAACTGCTCGCGCTCACCGGAACGCCGGGCCTGCCACCGGGCCCGGTCATCCAGGAAATGCTGCATTGCCCGCTGGTGGCGCGGGCATCGGTCACTTCGCCGCCCCGGCTCTGA
- a CDS encoding sugar ABC transporter substrate-binding protein, protein MSSGTFKAPMSRRGLLRAGAASAALAGVGGLASACSSGSSSGSSGSKVLNVAIFTDQSSADKMAKSAGTFEAAHPGVKVKFTGTTGTDWNDFFSKLLTQMSAGNAPDIACVATEGLQLFAAKGLAEPLDAYVKRDSAELKPYFADVHPALVEAMMYQGHLYELPTDFNAGNMFYNTSLFKSVGVDRPADDWTRDDFYDIAKKISAKDGNTVGYDWVVRLWGSWTSWMYANGGNLLTEGKWDGGDWLWNTFYPNDPAAAGRKGGWRWGDPTANSAPVVESLDYLIQLQKEGLSPKPDIGGGGTLQGLFASNKIGMAIGGGFWAGGLHNAGMADDAFDVQYFPKWQSQRHLFGSGGYGIMKSSKNKDLAWEFLKTLVTPKNIDLLIPGNVTTPARKSMLTAERYATTGPKNWQVFYDTLTKFDDTAPIPAPPYYQAMAIALNKRTTQAMSTGRAKAALDGLQSDLETAAKTG, encoded by the coding sequence ATGTCCTCTGGGACCTTCAAGGCTCCGATGAGCCGCCGCGGCCTGCTGAGAGCGGGCGCCGCCTCCGCCGCGCTGGCGGGTGTGGGCGGACTGGCCTCCGCCTGCTCGTCCGGTTCGTCCTCCGGCTCCTCCGGGTCGAAGGTGCTGAACGTCGCGATCTTCACCGACCAGTCATCGGCGGACAAGATGGCGAAGTCGGCCGGGACGTTCGAGGCGGCCCATCCGGGCGTGAAGGTGAAGTTCACCGGCACCACGGGCACGGACTGGAACGACTTCTTCAGCAAGCTGCTCACCCAGATGTCCGCGGGCAACGCCCCTGACATCGCCTGCGTCGCCACCGAGGGCCTGCAACTGTTCGCAGCCAAGGGCCTGGCCGAACCGCTGGACGCCTACGTCAAGCGGGACTCCGCCGAACTCAAGCCGTACTTCGCCGACGTCCACCCGGCGCTGGTCGAGGCGATGATGTACCAGGGGCACCTGTACGAACTGCCGACCGACTTCAACGCCGGAAACATGTTCTACAACACGTCCCTGTTCAAGAGCGTCGGCGTGGACCGCCCGGCCGACGACTGGACCCGGGACGACTTCTACGACATCGCCAAGAAGATCTCCGCCAAGGACGGCAACACGGTGGGCTACGACTGGGTCGTCCGGCTGTGGGGCAGCTGGACGTCCTGGATGTACGCCAACGGCGGCAACCTGCTGACCGAGGGCAAGTGGGACGGCGGCGACTGGCTGTGGAACACCTTCTATCCGAACGACCCCGCCGCGGCCGGCCGCAAGGGCGGCTGGCGCTGGGGTGACCCGACCGCCAACTCCGCCCCGGTCGTCGAATCGCTCGACTACCTGATCCAGCTGCAGAAGGAGGGCCTGTCACCCAAACCCGACATCGGTGGCGGCGGCACGCTGCAGGGCCTGTTCGCGAGCAACAAGATCGGCATGGCCATCGGCGGCGGATTCTGGGCGGGCGGCCTGCACAACGCGGGCATGGCGGACGACGCCTTCGACGTGCAGTACTTCCCCAAGTGGCAGTCGCAGCGCCACCTGTTCGGCTCGGGCGGCTACGGCATCATGAAGTCGTCCAAGAACAAGGACCTCGCCTGGGAGTTCCTCAAGACCTTGGTGACTCCGAAGAACATCGACCTGCTGATTCCGGGCAACGTCACCACGCCCGCCCGCAAGTCGATGCTGACGGCCGAGCGGTACGCCACCACCGGCCCCAAGAACTGGCAGGTCTTCTACGACACGCTCACCAAGTTCGACGACACCGCTCCGATCCCGGCCCCGCCGTACTACCAGGCGATGGCCATCGCGCTGAACAAGCGCACCACGCAGGCGATGTCCACGGGCAGGGCGAAGGCGGCCCTCGACGGTCTGCAGAGCGACCTCGAAACCGCCGCGAAGACGGGATGA
- a CDS encoding carbohydrate ABC transporter permease, whose protein sequence is MSQPVRSLGRASAPAGARPGRPPQPPADEATALRRRAQSRRARREALFGYAMVASALLVVVVFTVVPIVASFVLALFKWDGISSPQFVGLDNFDALVGDKAVTHSLLVTSGLAVLIVFLQVALGLGLALMVAQRASKIVQNLFRAAFFLPMLASAASISIVMAYVFNDQFGVINYYLGLLHLPEVSWLSSTGGATATIVLVAVWQQLGFTFILFVAALASLPGDVLEAAQIDGASSARLFWRIKLPLISPTVLFASTVGLINTMQLFDQPYVMTKGGPGDSTYTTVLLVYQTAFQNLQFGYASAISVLLFAVLLVITAVQFTASRKWVFYS, encoded by the coding sequence ATGTCGCAGCCTGTCCGAAGCCTCGGCCGCGCGTCCGCCCCGGCGGGTGCGCGGCCCGGTCGCCCTCCACAGCCCCCGGCTGACGAGGCCACGGCACTGCGCCGCCGCGCCCAGAGCCGCCGTGCGCGCCGCGAGGCCCTGTTCGGCTACGCCATGGTGGCCTCGGCCCTGCTCGTGGTCGTCGTCTTCACCGTGGTGCCGATCGTCGCCTCGTTCGTCCTCGCCCTGTTCAAGTGGGACGGCATCTCCAGCCCTCAGTTCGTCGGGCTGGACAACTTCGACGCGCTCGTCGGCGACAAGGCGGTCACTCATTCGCTCCTGGTGACCTCCGGCCTCGCTGTGTTGATCGTCTTCCTGCAGGTCGCCCTGGGCCTGGGGCTGGCGCTGATGGTCGCCCAGCGGGCGTCGAAGATCGTGCAGAACCTGTTCCGCGCGGCGTTCTTCCTGCCGATGCTGGCCTCCGCCGCGTCGATCTCGATCGTGATGGCGTACGTGTTCAATGACCAGTTCGGCGTCATCAACTACTACCTGGGCCTGCTGCACCTACCCGAGGTCTCGTGGCTGAGTTCCACCGGGGGAGCGACGGCCACCATCGTGCTGGTCGCCGTATGGCAGCAGCTGGGCTTCACCTTCATTCTCTTCGTCGCGGCCCTCGCCTCCCTGCCGGGCGACGTCCTGGAGGCCGCGCAGATCGACGGCGCCTCGTCCGCCCGCCTGTTCTGGCGGATCAAACTGCCCCTCATCAGCCCGACCGTCCTGTTCGCCTCCACCGTCGGCCTGATCAACACGATGCAGCTGTTCGACCAGCCGTACGTGATGACCAAGGGTGGCCCCGGCGACTCGACCTACACCACCGTGCTGCTCGTCTACCAAACCGCCTTCCAGAACCTCCAGTTCGGCTACGCCTCGGCCATCTCCGTGCTGCTGTTCGCTGTCCTGCTGGTCATCACAGCCGTGCAGTTCACGGCGAGCCGAAAGTGGGTGTTCTACTCGTGA
- a CDS encoding carbohydrate ABC transporter permease encodes MTAVLGKQSAPPVPRPRRRFTIGRLLSLAVLTVAAVLVVAPLVWALATSLRTPATSFDQPPQWIPTHPIWSNYQAVFDKVPLTKFFLNSTLVTGLIVLGQLITSTMSGYAFAMVRFRGNKALFGIILATMMVPIQTTIIPVFLIIRYLGLTDSRMALVLPVVGGAFGTFLMRQYFLQMPRELGEAARVDGASHFQVFARIYAPMARAPMATLAVLTFSAYWNEFFRPLIFLQSTDKFTLPLGLVTLQGTMGTGSISIVLAGVIIALIPSVLIFLAAQRYFVEGIVAGSFR; translated from the coding sequence GTGACCGCCGTCCTCGGCAAACAGTCCGCACCTCCCGTCCCCCGCCCGCGCCGCCGTTTCACGATCGGACGTCTGCTGTCGCTCGCCGTGCTGACCGTGGCGGCCGTCCTGGTCGTCGCCCCGCTCGTGTGGGCCTTGGCCACCTCGCTGCGGACCCCGGCCACCTCCTTCGACCAGCCGCCACAGTGGATCCCCACGCATCCGATCTGGTCGAACTACCAGGCAGTCTTCGACAAGGTCCCGCTGACGAAGTTCTTCCTCAACAGCACGCTCGTCACCGGCCTCATCGTGCTCGGCCAGCTCATCACCTCGACGATGAGCGGCTATGCCTTCGCCATGGTCCGCTTCCGCGGTAACAAGGCCCTGTTCGGCATCATCCTGGCCACGATGATGGTCCCGATCCAGACGACCATCATCCCGGTCTTCCTGATCATCAGGTACCTGGGCCTGACCGACAGCCGCATGGCGCTCGTCCTGCCCGTCGTCGGAGGCGCCTTCGGCACCTTTCTGATGCGGCAGTACTTCCTGCAGATGCCACGCGAACTCGGCGAGGCGGCACGAGTGGACGGGGCCTCGCACTTCCAGGTCTTCGCCCGCATCTACGCCCCCATGGCACGCGCTCCGATGGCGACCCTGGCGGTGCTCACCTTCTCCGCCTACTGGAACGAGTTCTTCCGCCCGCTGATCTTCCTGCAGTCCACCGACAAGTTCACCTTGCCCCTGGGTCTGGTGACCCTGCAGGGAACCATGGGCACCGGCAGCATCTCCATCGTGCTCGCCGGCGTGATCATCGCCCTGATCCCCAGCGTGCTCATCTTCCTCGCAGCCCAGCGGTATTTCGTCGAGGGAATCGTGGCGGGCTCCTTCCGCTGA